The sequence GAGTCCATGGTACCTACACGtaaaaaatgtgagaaaaatcCCAATAAAAGACAGATCAAACCACCCTTTGTCAAAGGAATCCTCGACATAAGAAATCCCGAATACTGGCGCGAAGGCCATTATGAATCCCCGACCAAAATACTTCCATGCGCCgagaaataaacccagggcacgGATTCAAACGCGGAGAAAAAACAATAGAGATTCGAATTCGGCAGAAAAGACAGATTGCCAGAGAAACCACCCAGAAAAccccaaaacaaatgaaaacaGAACAACAACCGAGAGATCGTTAGTAAAACACGTTAGATACGATAGAAAACGAAGATCACACGAGAAAACATGAGAACCACACACAATTAACAGCATAGCATGCAAAATAAACAGATATCAGCACCCGATTCTCGATTTTACCCATCCTCCAAACATGCACATATGAAAAAGCAACAAAACCCGTGAATCTATGAGTTTTCAGATGGATCGGAGCGAAAAAAGTAGATCTACCACCCCGAATCCACCTGGGTACTCGAATCATCGGACTAATCAGGGCCTGCGCACGCAAATCCGCTCGCCATTGCAGATCTGCATGCGCAAGCGGAAACTCACGCCTTAAACTCATAGACTTTCCACAGACGCCGCCAGCTGGTGAATTGTGATCGAGCGGGTGGTACTTTAATCGATGAATTGTGATTAGATTGTGAGTTTTACCTAGTGTTGATCGTGGAAACCGAAAGAAGAGAGTTGAATTGCCGAGAGGAAGTAAGTTCGCTATTGTATTGATAGAGAACACGTAAAAAATACACAATATGGGTGCATGGGATATTTATAGAGTACATtcgaggggtaaaatagtaatttcatcCTAGAAGTcatgctccccgcgtggtcGGGGGTACCGTGGTAATTTCGCTTGTCTTACTCATTCCTCTGCAAACGAGTAATTCCTCTGCTCAGGCGCTTCCCGAGTGAAGTAGTCATTCCTACCGTTGACTATTTTGTGGGTAAATCATCCCTCTGACTTTCGCGATTCCTCTGACCGAGCCCATTCCTCTGGCCgaacccattcctctggcccAAATGGTTCCTCTGACCCGAACGAGCGGGTGGTACTTTAATCGATGAATTGTGATTAGATTGTGAGTTTTACCTAGTGTTGATCGTGGAAACCGAAAGAAGAGAGTTGAATTGCCGAGAGGAAGTAAGTTCGCTATTGTATTGATAGAGAACACGTAAAAAATACACAATATGGGTGCATGGGATATTTATAGAGTACATtcgaggggtaaaatagtaatttcatcCTAGAAGTcatgctccccgcgtggtcGGGGGTACCGTGGTAATTTCGCTTGTCTTACTCATTCCTCTGCAAACGAGTAATTCCTCTGTTCAGGCGCTTCCCGAGTGAAGTAGTCATTCCTACCGTTGACTATTTTGTGGGTAAATCATCCCTCTGACTTTCGCGATTCCTCTGACCGAGCCCATTCCTCTGGCCgaacccattcctctggcccAAATGGTTCCTCTGACCCGAACGATTCCTCTATCCAAATCCATTCATCTGCTCTgtatatattactcctcatcagtatGAATTTGTACCAGTTGTACCATATATTTATATTCGATACGAAGTTAAAGTGGGTGCACTAATGCACTCAACGAAGTTAAAGATTTGTCTTAGTAAATTGCATGTCTTCTCACGAAATATAGCAACACTTTAAAAAATAGTAactataaattcaaaatacttAAATTGTGGTTCACGtaagtcaaaatttaaaataattaaccaATTTTTGCAAATTCGAAAAACTCACCCTAAGATAGTGgcctaaatatttttttacacaCTTTAAACTGACACTCACGGGCCTGTGAGGAATTAAAGGAGGCCCATCTAGGCATGGCAATTTACCCGCGAGTAATTGATATCCGCGACTACCCAACCCTAGGTGCGAGTTTGAGAgacatttgatatccacggatagtttcgtggttacaattcactatccatttagttcgtggttatgagtttggatacttactatccatactcACGAAACTcatttacccgcgaaaaatatctGTGATCCTCCGAAAATACCCGCGAAATACctgtcaaataattatttatttcataaatcaaggaaagaatgaAAGTTTTTGTACATgcctcgaagacgaagaagaagagttcAATGAGGATTGCTCTATTTCAATTGTTGAggaataatactcccttcgtccctgaaacgacttcctctttggggacggcacaggttttaataaaaagttgtaaagtgtattgatagtggagaaaaagtgatataattattattgaaagtcttgaaaagtgttataattagtattggaagtggtgaaaagtgaaaagtaagaatagataaattattattagtggtggggtaggtgtccaaaaatggaaagaaagaaagaggaagttatttgggggacgtcacaaaatggaaaaagaggaattTATTTtaggaacggagggagtatgactttgttgaattttaaattttagttgatgaatttggatATTAACTTtggatttaattaaattttgtcaATTGTAAATTTGAACATCGATGCAagatgtggatttgaactatatgatttgtagtattttttttaattttaaatttgttattaatttatatttaaattatgtttcaCGGGTATCTGTTGGAGAACGGGTGGCGGATATTCAATGGGTGGCGGGTAGTGGGTATCCGACGGATAGCGGGTTTGGATAGCATTTAATATCCTCGGATAGTTTTGTGGTTGAAATCcattatccatttagttcgtgacTATGTGTATGGATAGCCACTATCCGTGTCCGTCATACCCGATTGCTATTCCTAGGCCCATCCACCAATACCTCGACCACATAAGTCGGATCGGACTCAATCCATACTATCTTCCTATCTTAATTAGATTGAATATTATTGTTGCAAACTACATCAAAAAGTACTATATATTATCTCGATTTTAGTAAATATAaaagtttttttaattttcttttcaggAAATAAGGATAAAAACTGTATAAAATTGACTATAAATCCGCGATTATCTCAAGCACAAAGTTAAATCACGTTTTGCTAAATCACTTTTAAAatgacgattttttttttaaaccgatATTATAGATTGTATAGATTGTGTCGAATAAGTTAGTTGGAAATATAAGATTGAGCCCAATCTCTCTGATTCCCCGAAAGCCATATAAAACTATTTGTTGGAAATACAAAAACCTAAAACCCTCGCCTCTTCAAATACAGAAACCCTCGAAACATATATTGAAGATTTGGCAGTGGAGATCGAAAGCAGTAGTCAACAACACCATCGCCATGTGACGCCACCACACCCGTACCATCATCTTCCTTGATTTCCGCCGGTTTTGGTCTTGCTAAGGTAACCACCAGCTCATAGTTGATTTGCTATTCTTCTTCGTTAATTTGATTTCATATATTATTGTTATGGAAACTTTAACATAGATGAAGAATGAGAAGAAAGTTCAAAAATTTCTTTCAAGAAGTGCTAGAATaggcagaagaagaagaagagtaagaagaagaagaagaagaggaagaagaggacgaagaagaagaagaaatcagCAATCTCTCCATTTTCCGGAAGCAATCATTGAAGAAGTACTGTCAAGATTGCCAGTGCAATCACTGTTGAGATTGAGGTGCGTTTCGAAATCATGGGGCTCTTTAATTGGCTGCGAACGCTTCATCAAAACGCATCATCAAAATTCAGTAAAAAACCCATCTTTCCCCCACCAAAGGGTCTTTTTACAGAAGGAAACATTTGGTAGGTGTGTACAATGTTCTCTGCAGTCGTTGTTGAGTTCACGTGTCTCTCCATCTCCTTTACCTCACCCAACGAATACTACATTGATGCCATCTCTAACTTTGGGCTGCTATAATGGGCTGCTCTGCATTCTCGACGAACCAAGAAGAAGAATTGAGTTGTGGAACCCATCCACTAGAATCTCCAAGAAACTGCTAGAAATTTCTAGTCCCAGTTATGTTTTGAATTTGGGGTTCGGTTGGGTTGAATCGAGTGGTGAATATAAGGTGTTTGTGCTTTTGGTTGATATAATTGATAATGACGAGTGGGAAAGAGTTGGCAAAGTTTATAGTTCAAAGacaaaatcatggaaaacaaTTGAGTTTTGCGATGATTTACTTTCATGTTGGATAAGGGGGTGGTTTGCAGGTGGGAAGCTTTACTGGCGGAAGACGGAAGATGATCAGAAAGATATTATTTTCTTGGACTTGAAGAGTGAGGTGTTTGGAAAGATTGAGCTTCCCTTTCATCATAAAGAGATTtacaatgaaaaatatattgtgGGTGTGCTTGGTGGCTGCCTTTGCGTGATATACTATAGTCCTTTATTATATTACTATCCTGGAATTTCTAGAGTTTGGGTTATGAAGGAGGCTTGGGAGGAAGTGGCGACTCTTTCTCATCTTAATGAGCTGCTTCAACCACCATTGGTACGTCTAAATGGAAAGACTTTGGTAGATTGTGGATCCACTTTGTTGGTTTACAATGTTCATAATGTGTTCCGCATTCCCGAGGCTTCTGCGGGTTtaagttcatatgtctatgttgAAAGTTTAGTCTCGCCAGAAGATGTATGAAAGATGGAAGTATAATCTTAGAAGATGATATTTCTTGACATTAATGTTTACATAGTTTGATTTGATTACAAATGGTTGTGTTTTGTTTCTTAAGCTTTTATTCATACCCATCGTGGAGTGAATAATTCCATGTCTCTATACAAGTAAAGCACATTGGTTATTCTCTTATGTGATGAGATTATTTCTTGAGTtggtttttatatatatagaaccTCAGCTCCCTAGTGATCTAGACCATCATATAATGGTTTTATTGATGACCCAACTGGATATCACCCTCTCACATTCTTTACCTCGAAAATCTTTCATAGTTTATTCATGTAATTTATGTTGTTGTTTAATCTTATTGCTCAAGTCATTCAAGATAACAAGTAGTTTGTTGTTCATGTAATTGATGTagttgtttatatatatacaatccTTTTATACGGCTGAAGTTAGTTCTCATCAATTTTGACGGCTATACTATATAGAATCCATTGTAAGGTTGAAAATGATTACTCGACCCGAATTCAATTTCCAGATTCGCATCCATTTCCCAATCCAAACCCTAATATCTGGTCATTTCGTTTCCTCAACCTCTCATCTCTCTTCATCTCCGTTTCCGGCGAAGGTTCCATGTCGCCGACACGGACGCTGCTTCCTACCGCTGCGTCTCCTTCGTCCTCAAAAAGGATGGCCAGATCCTCCGCATCGCCGCCGTCAGCGGCTTCGTCTACTCTGGTGGTATTGCAGGGGACGGATTTTCAAGGATGgccatcctttttttttttttctaaactcTTGCTTCAATGTTGTGTTTCTTTAATTTTGGGGGATGATTTTTCGTTTATTTCTGAATTATTATGGTTTACAATTTTTgtttgtgttaatttttttcaagtagtaattattattattataatataaagtaacta comes from Salvia miltiorrhiza cultivar Shanhuang (shh) chromosome 3, IMPLAD_Smil_shh, whole genome shotgun sequence and encodes:
- the LOC131017565 gene encoding F-box/kelch-repeat protein At3g23880-like gives rise to the protein MKNEKKVQKFLSRSARIGRRRRRVRRRRRRGRRGRRRRRNQQSLHFPEAIIEEVLSRLPVQSLLRLRCVSKSWGSLIGCERFIKTHHQNSVKNPSFPHQRVFLQKETFGRCVQCSLQSLLSSRVSPSPLPHPTNTTLMPSLTLGCYNGLLCILDEPRRRIELWNPSTRISKKLLEISSPSYVLNLGFGWVESSGEYKVFVLLVDIIDNDEWERVGKVYSSKTKSWKTIEFCDDLLSCWIRGWFAGGKLYWRKTEDDQKDIIFLDLKSEVFGKIELPFHHKEIYNEKYIVGVLGGCLCVIYYSPLLYYYPGISRVWVMKEAWEEVATLSHLNELLQPPLVRLNGKTLVDCGSTLLVYNVHNVFRIPEASAGLSSYVYVESLVSPEDV